The following nucleotide sequence is from Rhodothermus sp..
ATCAAGGCGACGCGTAACACTTCCCACTCGGGATCAAAGCTGTCAGGCGGTTCATGCGCGCGGAGTTGTTCAATCAGGGCACCCCGCTGTCTAACCAGCTCATGGAGTTGTTCAAATTGCTGGTTAACCAGCGCCTCCTCAATTTTTTCACCCAGCTCCAAGAGTTTGCGGAGCAACGACAGTGTCTCGTGTGTCGACATGACTTGTTGAATCGATTAAGGGTGTCGCTTAGCTAACGTCTGATAGAAGTGGGCCTAAAAAAGCGTGCCACCCCTGAAAAGGAAGCCGCCGAGGAACTGTTGTTGTCCCTGAAACAGGGCAATCGTTTCCTGCAGGCGGGCAAACTGTGCCCGCAACTGTTCCTCGCGTCGAGCCAGTTGGTCTTCTAAAGCGACAATGCGGTCGTCCAGGCGGCGGATGCGCGCTTCAATAGAGTTCTGCCGCTGGTCGATGATGCCGCCGGTCTTAACATACGCTTCCAGGTATGTAAGCAGACGTGTAGCAATCCCGTCGCTTCCAGAAAACAGGCTTTCGACAGCTTGCGGGTTACGCTCAACGGCAGCCAGCAAGGCGCTTTCATCGGTCAGCGAGAGTGTACCATCGTCGTTGATCGTAATGCCCAGATCGGTGATATAATGGGGACCTTCGGTAGGCTGACCGCTTACTTTTCGGACAACCTCGTTACGAAGCGTAAACCGCAGGCCTGAAAAAACCGGATCCCCGGCAAAATCCCCCCGCGTTCCTGTATCACCATCGATGTTGCTTTTGCCAGTCAGATAGACCAGCACCTCGTTGTATTTTTGAATAAAATCCTCGATCTGGGCTTTGATATTTTCTATATCTGGCGCAATGGTAAACTCAGCGGGTGCTGTGCTGACCTGCTTGAACTCCAGCGTAACGCCTGCCAAGGCATCGGTCACCCGATTGGCATCGCGGTAAAGCGTTAAGCCGTCTAAGACGAATTGGCTGTTGAGTTCAGAGTTCGTTTCGCTGGTACCTACATATTTGACCTGGCCCCCTCCGGTGCCCGTAGCGACGACGTTGTTGTTGAGCTCCAGCGTGGCTAACAGTCCCGCGCTCGAATCTACGAACTCCAGCCGATAGGTAAAGCCTGTTTTACCGCTGCGAAGCGAAAGCCGAGCGGTGCTGGAGGTTTCGTTGACGACTGAGGCATAGGCCCGCTCGTCCGTTTTAATGGTACCCGCATCGACAGCTGCCTGGAAAGCGTTATTGATCGCGGTGGCAATTTCATTCAGGATTTCTTCGTCCGTTGTGCCCGTGGGATTCACGGTGACCTGAATATCCACTCGGTTGTTGGGATTGGTGCTGGTGGGACTGGCTACGCGGATGGTAAACGTCTGAGTGCCGTTGATGTCAAAAAAGCTGCGTAAAGAGGTTCCACTATTGGTGTACTGCTTGGAAATGCGTGTGTCGGCTGAAGCCAGCCGTTTGACTTCCAGAGTGTGCGTGCCCGGGGAGGCGGTGTCGCTGGCCGTTACAGTGAACTCAGTGGCCGACGTCGTGGCGCTTTTACTCTGAAAAGGTTGTGCCAGCGGATCGGTCAGGGTCTTCAACAAACTATGGAGCGCTGAAAGCTTGCTGTCGAAATCGTTCATGACCCCTTTCAGTCGCTCCTGCTCGGCCTTTTTGGCCTGCAGCTCCAGCTTAGGCTGACTTTCGATGGCCAGGATAGCACTGATCAGCTGTTCGTAAGGATCATTGGCGCGATAAACCGACAGCAGTGGATTGACAGCCATGGCATTCTTGGGCCGGGTTAATTTTTAGCAATTCAGGCAGCGCGGGCCATGACGACGCCTTCATGCCAGGCTTCCCGCAGTCCCTCAAGGATACGCTGGACAACTTCAAGATCACCGATAGCGCTCTCGCGCAGGCAGAATTCATAGAGCGCAAATAGTCGCTCAGCCAGTTCACCACCAGCTTCTAAGTTCAACGCAC
It contains:
- a CDS encoding flagellar export chaperone FliS, with the protein product MSTVHMMRKYQEQAVLSASPEQLILKLYDLGIAACKRADRAKVRAVLTELIGALNLEAGGELAERLFALYEFCLRESAIGDLEVVQRILEGLREAWHEGVVMARAA
- the fliD gene encoding flagellar filament capping protein FliD produces the protein MAVNPLLSVYRANDPYEQLISAILAIESQPKLELQAKKAEQERLKGVMNDFDSKLSALHSLLKTLTDPLAQPFQSKSATTSATEFTVTASDTASPGTHTLEVKRLASADTRISKQYTNSGTSLRSFFDINGTQTFTIRVASPTSTNPNNRVDIQVTVNPTGTTDEEILNEIATAINNAFQAAVDAGTIKTDERAYASVVNETSSTARLSLRSGKTGFTYRLEFVDSSAGLLATLELNNNVVATGTGGGQVKYVGTSETNSELNSQFVLDGLTLYRDANRVTDALAGVTLEFKQVSTAPAEFTIAPDIENIKAQIEDFIQKYNEVLVYLTGKSNIDGDTGTRGDFAGDPVFSGLRFTLRNEVVRKVSGQPTEGPHYITDLGITINDDGTLSLTDESALLAAVERNPQAVESLFSGSDGIATRLLTYLEAYVKTGGIIDQRQNSIEARIRRLDDRIVALEDQLARREEQLRAQFARLQETIALFQGQQQFLGGFLFRGGTLF